Genomic segment of Streptomyces sp. NBC_01210:
CCCCGCGGCCGTCGTCGCCGTCAGTGTCAGCACTCCGGCCCGACGCTGGAAGACCGACTGCTTCAGCGTCCAGCCGATGACCCCGCTCCGCTGCAGCGCGACCGTCGCGCGACGGACCGTGCCGGAGCGGGCGACCAGATAGGCGCCGCTGATGGCGTGGCCGAGGTTGCGGTACGCGTCCAGCGCGAGGATCACCGCGATCGGCACCGCCGCCGCCACGCAGGCGGCCGCGAGATACAGCAGGACGGGAGTGACACGGGCGCCCAGGACAGCGAGCACCAGCACCGGCGGCAGCGACGCCGCCAGCGCCCATCGCAGCCGGCGGGTGCGCGCCGCCCGTGGGTGGCCGGTCAGCCGGGCCGCGCTCGTCGGGGCCACAGTCTCGCGCAGCACCTGCGCGGACACCTCGTCGGCCATCGCACGCGGCGCGGCCGGGAGCAGCACCTTGAGGTCCGCGTGTTTGTCATCGTCGTCCTTGACGAGCCCGGTGGCGACGGCGTCCACCCGGGCGGCGCCGAACATCCGCACGCCCAGCGGCTCGACGAGTTCGACGCCGCGCAGCCGCCTCTCCTCCATGGAGATCGAGCGGGCGGTGAACAGACCACGCCGCACCCGCAGCGTGCCGCCGGGCTCACGCTCCAGGCGGTAGTTCCACCACATCTCGATCCAGAGGCCGAGCGCGCCGACGACGCCCGCGGCCCCGGCCGCGACGACGAGCACCACGAGCATCCAGACGACCGGGGTGTCCCGGAAACGGTCCCCGACCCAGTCGATGACCTTGCCCTGCGCCCCGAACCACTCGCTGACCTGCATCACACCGCCGACCGCCGCGCCGCCCAGCAGCGGGGCGACGAAGGAGACCGGCGCATACCGGATCCAGGACGGGTCGCGTGCGGCGAGCGTGCCCTCGCGGTGGGTGCCGGACGGGCCGGCGGCCCGCGCCAGCAGCTCCCTGCGCAGGCACTCGCCCGCCGCCCTGCTGACCGGGTCCAGCTCCAGCGTGGACTCGCCGCCCGCACTGTGCTCGCCGGTGCCGATACGCACCTTGACCAGGCCGAGGACACGCAGCAGCGGGTTGGCGGTCAGATCGACGCTGCGGATGCGCTCACGGGCCAGCGAACGGCGTTTGACCAGCAGCAGTCCCGTGTGGAGTTCGGCGCGCTCGGGGCCGATGCGGTAGCGGGTCCGGCGCCACCGTACGTAGTCCGCGCCCGTGCCCGCGGCGACGAGCAGAAGCGCCCCGGCCAGCACCCGGCCGAACGCCTGCCACAGCGGCATGGCGCCCGCGAGGCCGAGGGCGATGGGCAGCCCGGCACCCGCGACCACGCCCGCCATGACGAGCGCGGTGACCAGGACCGTACGCCGGTCGAGTCGCTGCCAGCCGTCCTGCGGGGAACTCATGTCGCGTCCCCGGGCGTGGCCTGGGTGATCCGGGTCAGCTGCTCGGCGAGCTCCGCCGCGAGCTCATGGTCGAGCCCCTCGATCTTGATCGCACCTTTGGAGGAGGCGGTGGTGACGATGACCGTGGCGAGCCTGAAAGCCTGTTCCAGCGGCCCGCGCAGCGTGTCCACGGTCTGGATCCGGGACATGGGTGCGATCCGCCACTCCTGCCAGAACGCGCCCGTATGGACATAGACCGCTTCGTCCGTGACTTCCCAGCGGTGCACCCGGAACCACCACGCGGGGAAAAAGGCGGTGCAGGCGAGGCCCAGCACCCCCAGCACCCAGGCGACCGTCAGCAGCCACGGCCGTGCGGGCGCGATCAGCGCGCCCAGCACGGCCAGGACCGCCACCGGTACGGCGGTCGTCAGCAGCCACTGCACCCGCCACCAGCCGACGACCCGCTCATTGAGCATGTTGTCCGGCGGCCTCAGCCGCACCGCACCCTCCCCCGTCATCTGCTCAACGACCGCGTAGCGTGCGGTACTTGGCGACGAGCGTCGAGGTCGAGCTGTCCAGCTGCTCACCCCTTCCTTCGGTCAGCACCGGCTCGATCTTCTTCGCGAGAATCTTGCCGAGCTCGACACCCCACTGGTCGAAGGAGTCGATGTTCCAGATCGCGCCCTGGACGAACACCTTGTGCTCATACAGTGCGATCAACTGCCCCAGCACGGACGGCGTCAGCTCCTCGGCGAGGATCGTCGTCGTCGGGTGGTTGCCCCGGAACGTCTTGTGCGGCACCAGCTCCTCGGGCACGCCCTCCGCCCGTACCTCCTCCGGGGTCTTGCCGAAGGCGAGCGCCTGCGTCTGCGCGAAGAAGTTGGCCATCAGCAGATCGTGCTGGGCGACCAGACCCGGCGCCAGGTCCGCGACCGGATTGGCGAAGCCGATGAAGTCCGCCGGGATCATCTTCGTGCCCTGGTGGATGAGCTGGTAGTACGCGTGCTGGCCGTTGGTGCCGGGCGTGCCCCAGACCACCGGACCGGTCTGCCAGTCCACCGGATTGCCCTCGCGGTCCACGGACTTGCCGTTGGACTCCATGTCGAGCTGCTGGAGGTAGGCGGTGAACTTGCTGAGATAGTGCGAGTACGGCAGCACCGCATGCGTCTGCGCGTCGAAGAACTCGCCGTACCAGACCCCCAACAGGCCCAGCAGCAGCGGCGCATTGGCCTCCGCCGGGGCCGTACGGAAGTGCTCGTCGACCAGGTGGAAGCCGTCGAGCATCTCCCGGAAGCGGTCCGGGCCGATCGCGATCATCAGCGAGAGGCCGACGGCGGAGTCGTAGGAGTACCGCCCGCCGACCCAGTCCCAGAACCCGAACATGTTCGCCGTGTCGATGCCGAAGCCGGCGACCTTCTCGGCGTTCGTCGACACCGCCACGAAGTGCTTGGCGACGGCCTCCTGGCCGGCCTGGAGACCGGTGAGCAGCCAGTCGCGGGCGGATGTGGCGTTGGTGATGGTCTCGATGGTGGTGAAGGTCTTGGAGGCGATGATGAAGAGCGTCTCGGCCGGGTCCAAGTCCCTTACGGCCTCGTGCAGATCGGCCCCGTCGACGTTCGACACAAAGCGGAACGTCAGCTCGCGTGCGGTGTAGGAGCGCAGTACCTCGTATGCCATCGCCGGGCCCAGATCGGATCCGCCGATGCCGATGTTGACGACGTTCTTGATGGGCTTGCCGGTGTGCCCGGTCCACTCGCCCGACCTGATCCGGTCGGAGAAGGCGCTCATCTTGTCGAGCACCGCGTGCACCGCGGGCACCACGTTCTCGCCGTCCACCTCGATCACGGCGTCACGCGGGGCGCGCAGCGCCGTGTGCAGAACGGCGCGGTCCTCGGTGGTGTTGATCTTCTCGCCGCGGAACATCGCGTCCCGCAGCCTGGATACGTCGGTGGCCACGGCCAGCTCGCGCAGCAAGGCCAGCGTCTCGTCGGTCACCAGATGCTTGGAGTAGTCGAGGTACAGATCGCCGACCTGGAGGGTGTACCCGGTGCCGCGCGCCGTATCGGCCGCGAACAGCTCCCGCAGATGCGTCTCCCCCAGCTGCTCGCGGTGCTTGCCGAGAGCAGTCCATTCGGGCGTCCGGTTGAGCCTGGTACGGCCTTCTGCGTTCATCTCAGCCCACTTCTTCTCGTACCTGCCTGCATGCCCCACTGCATCTCCAACCTAATTGATCAGCGGGGTCAGCGACGCGACAGCCGACACGAAGAGTCCGGCCGCCAGCAGAGCGGGTGTGTTCGGTCCCCAGGCGGCGGCCGCCGCACCGCCCAGCAGTGCGCCGAGCGGGGCTCCGGCGACCGCGAGCGTACGGAAGGCGGAGCCGATCCGGCCCAGCATCGCCGCCGGACTGCGCTCCTGCATCAGCGTCGTCCGATTGACGTTCCACACCATGCCCATGACCCCGAAGACCGCCATGGCGGTGAGCGTCACCCACAGCTCGCGCACCGATCCCATCGCGACCAGGCATCCGGTCTGCACGATCCCGGCTGCGAACACGCTCCGTATTCGGCCGAGGCGCTCGGAGAGCCTGCGGGCCAGCAGACCGCCGACCGCGCTGCCCGCCCCGACGGCCGTGATCACCGCCGCATACCCGCCGTTCCCGGCGTCCAGCCAGCCGGTGACATGGACGACGAGGGTGGCGATGAGGGCGCCCATGCCGATGTTGCAGAGGGTGGTGGCGATACAGAGTCCGCGTTGCGCGCGGTCCCGCCACAGGGTCCGTAGCCCTTCCCCGATCTCGCCGCGCAGAGTGCTGCCCGTCGCTCCGGTAGCCCTCGATGGCGCAGTGACCCGCAGCGAGGCGACGAGGGCCGCCGCCACGACATACGTCGCCGCATCCGCCGCGTACGGCACGGCGGCGCCCACGACGAGCAGCACCGGTACCACCGGCGCGGCCAGGAAGCCGCCGACGATCTGCTGTGCGGTCATCAGCCTGGCGTTGGCACTGCCCAGCGCCTCGGCCGGCACCAGCGAGGGCAGCAGGGCGGTGGCTGCGTTGTCGAAGAGCGTCTGGAGCGTGGTGAGCGCGAAGGCGAGTCCGAACAGCAGGGCCATCGAGCCCAGATCCAGCCACACCGCGACGGCGAAGGCGGCCATCAGCGCGCCCCGCAGCAGATCGACGGCCCACATCGCCCGCCGCTGGTCAACCCGGTCGGCGACCGCGCCGCCGAGCAGTCCGAACAGCAGCCAGGGCAGATAGCCGCACGCCGTCACGGAGGCGATCAGCAGCGGGTCGTCGGTCAGTGAGGCGGCGAGCAGCGGCATCGCGGCGATCTGGAGCGAGTCGCCGAACTTCGAGACGACGGCGGCCGTCCACAGCCGTCCGAACCCCCCGCGCCATGCGGGTGTTCGCGCCTGTGCCGCTTCGGTCGCCGTCACAACATCCCCTTCCGGTCCGTGATTCAGAACCGTAAGGGGTGCCACTGACACCGAAGCAAAAAATCCGGCCGGGCACCTTGGGTGTCCGGCCGGACCGCAACTTCTAGATCTCGCCCCGCAGTTTGGCGAGCGCCTCGGCGAGGATCGCCTCGCCGTCCGCGTCGCTGCGCCGCTCGCGTACGTACGCGAGGTGCGTCTTGTACGGCTCGGTGCGCGGCGGGTCCGGCGGGTTGTCCCGGTCCTGGCCGGCCGGGAACCCGCAGCGCGGGCAGTCCCAGTTGTCCGGGACCTGTGCGTCACTGGCGAAGCTCGGCTGCGTCTCGTGCCCGTTGGAGCACCAGAAGGAGATGCGGAGGCGTGGCGCGGACTCGCCTCGCTCAGCCTCGCCCATCGGCCCCGCTCCGACCCGGCTTCCCCGGATCGCGTTGCCACTTGCCACGGTCGTAACTCCCTGCGTGATGGTGCTGCACAGCGTCTCACAGCGGCTGCGCCGCGAGTGCCCCAGTCTACGTAAGGCCCAACGCTCGTCCAGTGATTGGAGTTACACCCGACCCCGGGACGCGGAAGGCATAGGTCAGCTGTCCAGCTTCATCAGCAGACCAAGTACGACAATGCACGCAAACCACAGCAGACCGATAACCACAGTGATGCGGTCGAGGTTGCGCTCGGCGACCGAGGATCCACCGACCGAGGACTGCATACCGCCACCGAACATGTCGGAGAGACCGCCGCCCTTCCCCTTGTGCATCAGCACCAGCAGCATCATCAGCAGGCTGAAGACGATCAGGGCAATCGAGAACCCGACAATCACGGCTGGACCAACTTCCTCGGACTGAATGGATGACGGGGGCCGAGTGGCATTTCCATGATGCCTGCTCGGCCCCCGCAAGGGTACGACGGATCTGCGCTACCGCATACTTACTGGTCGCGGAACCGGACGATCTTGACGAACTCCTCGGCGTCCAGCGAGGCACCGCCCACCAGAGCACCGTCCACATCGGGCTGCGCCATGATCGCGGCGACGTTCCCGGACTTCACCGAGCCGCCGTACTGGATGCGGACCTTGTCGGCCAGCTCCTGGGAGTACAGCTCGGCAAGACGCCCGCGGATCGCCCCGCAGACCTCCTGCGCGTCCTCGGGGGTCGCGACCTCGCCGGTACCGATGGCCCACACCGGCTCGTACGCGATCACGATGGACTCGGCCTGCTCGGCCGGGATGTCCTTCAGCCCGCCGTCGAGCTGAGCCAGCGTGTACTGGACCTGGTTGCCCGCCTTGCGGATGTCCAGGCCCTCGCCGACGCAGAGGATCGGGGTCAGGCCGTGCTTGTAGGCCGCCTTCACCTTGGCGTTGCAGAGCTCGTCCGTCTCGGCGTGGTATTGCCTGCGCTCGGAGTGGCCCACGACGACGTAGGTGCACTTCAGCTTGGACAGCATCGAGCCCGAGATCTCACCGGTGTACGCACCTGAGTCGTGCGCCGAGAGGTCCTGGGCGCCGTACTTGATCTTGAGCTTGTCGCCGTCGATCAGGGTCTGTACGGACCGCAGGTCGGTGAAGGGCGGCAGGACGGCGACCTCGACGGCGTCGTAGTCCTTGTCCGCCAGGGCAAAGGCGAGCTTCTGGACGTGCGCGATGGCCTCGAGGTGGTTGAGGTTCATCTTCCAGTTGCCCGCCATGAACGGGAAACGGCCCTGAGCAATATCAGTCATAAGGGGGTCAGTCCTCCAGTGCGGCGAGGCCGGGGAGCGTCTTGCCCTCGAGGTACTCGAGGCTGGCGCCACCACCGGTGGAAATGTGGCCGAATGCGTTCTCGTCGAAGCCCAGCGTGCGTACGGCAGCGGCCGAGTCGCCGCCGCCGACGACGGTGAAGCCGTTGCTGTCGAGCAGCGCCTGAGCCACGGCCCTGGTGCCCTCGGCGTAGTCGGGGTGCTCGAAGACGCCGACCGGACCGTTCCAGAAGACGGTCTCGGCGTCGGCGATCTTCGACGCGAAGAGCTCGCGCGACTTCGGGCCGATGTCCAGGCCCTCCTTGCCGGCGGGGATCTTGTCCGCGTCGACCGTGATGAAGTCGGCCGGGGCCTTGGTCTTCAGGTCGGGGAACTCGCTCGAGGCCAGGACGTCGACCGGAAGCACCAGCTCGACGCCGTTCTTCTCGGCGCGCTCCATGTACTCGGTGACGGTCGGGACCTGGTCCTCCTGGAGGAGGGAGATGCCGACCTCGTAGCCCTTGGCCTTGAGGAAGGTGTAGGCCATGCCGCCGCCGATGAGGATGCGGTCGGCCTTGCCGAGCAGCGAGTCGATGACACCGAGCTTGTCGGAGACCTTGGCGCCGCCGAGGATCACGACATAGGGGCGCTCGACCTCCTCGGTGAGCTTCTTGAGGACACGGACCTCGGTGGCGATGAGGTAGCCGGCGGCGTGCGGCAGGCGGGCCGGCAGGTCGTACACCGAAGCGTGCTTGCGGTGTACGGCTCCGAAGCCGTCGCCGACGTACACATCCGCGAGCTCGGCGAGCTGGTCGGCGAAGGCGCCGCGCTCCGCGTCGTCCTTGGACGTCTCACCGGCGTTGAAGCGGAGATTCTCGACAACGGCGACCTGGCCGTCGGCGAGGCCCGCGACGACGGCCTTGGCCGAAGCGCCGACGGTGTCGGTCGCGAACGCGACCTCGGCGCCGAGCAGCTCACCGAGGCGCTTCGCGGCCGGGGCGAGCGAGAAGGCCGGGTCCGGAGCACCCTTGGGGCGGCCCAGGTGGGAGGCGACAACGACGCGCGCGCCCGCCTCGGCGAGCTTGGCGACAGTCGGCACAACAGCTCGAATACGGCCGTCGTCGGTGATGGTGGTGCCGTCGAGCGGCACATTGAGGTCGGCGCGGACGAATACCCGCTTGCCGGCGACCCCGTCGGCGAGAAGTTCGTCGATCGTCTTCATGAATAGGGCTCCTCAGGCTGGACGTGCGACAGGGCTCGGACTGCGCTGCGTTGCGCTGCCCGAGCCCTGTCGTTCACATGTTGCTGCTCTCGTTACTGATTAGAGCTGACCGCCGACGAAGACCGTGAGGTCGACCAGACGGTTGGAGTAGCCCCACTCGTTGTCGTACCAGCCGATGACCTTGACGTTCTTGCCCTGGACCATGGTCAGGGAGGAGTCGAAGGTGCAGGAGGCCGGCCAGTTGACGATGTCCGAGGAGACGATCGCGTCCTCGGTGTAGTCCAGGATGCCCTTGAGCTCACCCTCTGCGGCCTTCTGGAACGCGGTGTTGACCTCGTCCTTGGTGACCTGACGCTCGAGCTCGATGACCAGGTCGGTCACGGAGCCGGTGGGGACCGGGACGCGCATCGCGATGCCGTCGAGCTTGCCCGCCAGCTCCGGGATGACCAGCGCGGTGGCCTTGGCGGCACCGGTGGTGGTCGGGATGATGTTCTCGGCGGCGGCGCGGGCGCGGCGCAGGTCCGAGTGCGGGAAGTCCAGGATGCGCTGGTCGTTCGTGTACGCGTGAACCGTCGTCATCAGGCCCTTGACGATGCCGAAGTTCTCGAGGAGGACCTTGGCCATCGGCGCCACACAGTTCGTGGTGCAGGAGGCGTTGGAGATGATGTGGTGGTTGGCCGCGTCGTACTTGTCCTGGTTGACGCCCATCACGATGGTGATGTCCTCGTCCTTGGCCGGAGCCGAGATGAGGACCTTCTTGGCGCCGCCGGCGATGTGCTTCGCGGCGTCGGCCTTCTTCGTGAAGATACCGGTGGACTCGATCACGATGTCGACGCCCAGCTCGCCCCACGGAATGTCGGCGGGGTTGCGCTCGGACAGCACCTTGATGGTGCGGCCGTCGACGGTGATCGTGTTCTCGGTGTGCGACACGTCGGCCTTGAGGCGGCCCAGGATGGTGTCGTACTTCAGCAGGTGGGCGGTGGTCGCGGTGTCACCAAGGTCGTTGACAGCCACGATCTCGATGTCAGCACCCTGCTCCAGCAGCGCGCGGAAGTAGTTACGACCGATGCGGCCAAAGCCGTTGATGCCTACGCGGATCGTCACGAACCGATCTCCTCGTTGGTACGCCGGTTTTCGACGCCGGCGAGCTGTATGGGATGTCCCCGACCGCCTACGACCCTACCCTCCTGGCGGCGCCGGAGTGACATCGAGAGGCTCCGTGCGTGGCCCGGCGGACCCTACCCCCCAGTAGGGGTGAGAGCCGCCGGACCTCCGCCGGGACCAGGGCGTTGTGGCCGACCCGGTCCCGGCTACGCAGCGTCAGCGTCGGAGGGCGCTCAGCGCCTTTCCGATGACCTGCTTGCGGTCGACCGCGCCGGGCACATGCTCCAGACCGAAGCCCAGCAGCACGGTGTCCCGGGTGGTGATGGCCGCCTGTGTGTGGAAGAGCGCCTGGGCACGCGCCCAGTCGCCCGCGTTCCCGGGGCTGCCGGCCGGCGGTCCGGGGACGCTCCACGGTCCGAGGGCGGTCTCGAAGCCCTCGGGACCCTGCGCGGTCCCGGAGACGACCAGCCTGGTGTCGTCGACGAAGGCGCCGATTCCACCGGTGCCCGGGTCCGAGACATAGGAGACGGAGAGCTCGACCTGCTTGCCCGCGTAGGCGCTGAGGTCGATGGAGACCGGCTGCCAGCCGTTGGAGGAGCCGGTGAAGCGGTTCCAGGCGCCGCTGGTGCCGGTCGCCGTGCAGCCGCTGTCGGCGACGGTCAGATAGCGGGCGAGGAAGGGGTGGCCCGCCACATAGAAGCCTTCCTCGCACTGGACGGGCACCGTGGTGGTGGTGCCGCCGTTGGCGTCCGGCAGGGTCGTCCAGTCGTCCTGGCCGACCGTGTGCGCCTCCACGATGACGTTGTCGTAGCCGCGCTCGGTGTCGTAGCTGAGCTGGAACTGCAGGCTCGGCTTGGCGCCGGCCGCCGTCCCGGACAGGTCCACGGTCCGTGCCAGCCGCATGTACGCGTTGTCCTGGTGCTTCGCCGCCGCGAACCAGGAGCCTTCGGCCGGCTCGAACGGGGTGCGGATACCTGGGAAGTCGCCCGCGGGCGCGCTCCTGAACTTCGGGAACTGGTCGGGCTTCAAGGTGTCCGAGGTGACGGTGTACGCACCGGCCAGGTCGAGCGGGTTGCCGGGCGCATCGGCGAGAGAGGCCTTCGCACCCGCGAGTTTCCCGGCGCCCGCGAAGGACGGCGGGGACTTGAGCCCGATCCGGTTGTAGGCGCCGAGGTAGTACTGGGAGAAGTCGTTGGAGTCGGCGCCGCCGAGGTCGATATTGCCGCCGGCCTGCTCACCGGCGTTGATCAGCTTGCCGCCCTCGTTGAGGAAGTCCCGTACGGCCCGGGTGGTCGCCGCGGAGGGCTGGTTGGCGCCGGTGTACCAGACGACCGTCTCGAAGTTGCCGAGTACGCCGAGGGCGTTCGGGACGCCCTGTGTGGCGACGTCCCAGACGGCGGCCTTGTGGCCGTTGTCGGCGAGGGCCTTGGTGTATGCGGCGGTGTGCTGCGCCGCGACGGTGCCACCCTCTTCCGCGAGCACCAGCGTGTCGCCGCGCGGCCGTTCGGCGATCGTGTACGTGAAGTGCTCGCTGGCGGTCGGCTTTCCGGCCCTGGTCTCGCCGGTGAACCAGACCTCGACCTTGTCTCCGACGTCGCCGTCCTGCACCTTGGCGCGGTACTCGTCGAAGCGGATGTTGTCGTGGCCGCCGTAGGTCTCGCCGCCCTTCCATGCCTTGAGTGCCTGGTCGTGCGTACGGCCGCCGTTGACGCGGTACTTGAGCTCCTTGTCGCGTACCGACTTGCGGGCGACGACGGACACTTCCTGGTCGCCACCGCGCGCGTAGGAGGTGGTGAAGGCGTCAGGGGTGAAGTCCGCGGCCGTCAGCCCCAGCGAGGAGGACGGCTGGTCGGCGTGGGCGGCGGTCTCGGCGACGGAGAGCGCGAACGGGATGTTCTTGGCGAACTCCTGCTG
This window contains:
- a CDS encoding PH domain-containing protein translates to MTGEGAVRLRPPDNMLNERVVGWWRVQWLLTTAVPVAVLAVLGALIAPARPWLLTVAWVLGVLGLACTAFFPAWWFRVHRWEVTDEAVYVHTGAFWQEWRIAPMSRIQTVDTLRGPLEQAFRLATVIVTTASSKGAIKIEGLDHELAAELAEQLTRITQATPGDAT
- a CDS encoding M14 family metallopeptidase — encoded protein: MRRRARSILAAASLLAAGLAAAPIAQAQQGGEGGDGLSVWHAKVGKAQVPLILAAGTDAHELTEQVPDKGTATVELFLTKKQAGELRGQGVDITEHTVSAKSEKRVAAAGDGVFRPYSGDNGLQREILATGQANPNLTKVVSIGKTLKGQDILALKISKGAKKYKDGSKPSTLYVSNQHAREWITPEMTRRLMHYYLANYGKDPRVTKIVDSTELWFVISANPDGYDYTFTGTDQRQWRKNLRDNNGDGKIAPGDGVDLNRNFAYKWGYDNEGSSPDPADETFRGTGPASEPETRALDAFEKRIGFEYGINYHSAAQLLLYGVGWQVATPTPDDVLYKSLAGTPEKSAVPGYRPQVSSELYTTNGEADGHAANVNGMMMYTPEMSTCGTASRIDPNDPWNAADCASVFTFPDDEKLIQQEFAKNIPFALSVAETAAHADQPSSSLGLTAADFTPDAFTTSYARGGDQEVSVVARKSVRDKELKYRVNGGRTHDQALKAWKGGETYGGHDNIRFDEYRAKVQDGDVGDKVEVWFTGETRAGKPTASEHFTYTIAERPRGDTLVLAEEGGTVAAQHTAAYTKALADNGHKAAVWDVATQGVPNALGVLGNFETVVWYTGANQPSAATTRAVRDFLNEGGKLINAGEQAGGNIDLGGADSNDFSQYYLGAYNRIGLKSPPSFAGAGKLAGAKASLADAPGNPLDLAGAYTVTSDTLKPDQFPKFRSAPAGDFPGIRTPFEPAEGSWFAAAKHQDNAYMRLARTVDLSGTAAGAKPSLQFQLSYDTERGYDNVIVEAHTVGQDDWTTLPDANGGTTTTVPVQCEEGFYVAGHPFLARYLTVADSGCTATGTSGAWNRFTGSSNGWQPVSIDLSAYAGKQVELSVSYVSDPGTGGIGAFVDDTRLVVSGTAQGPEGFETALGPWSVPGPPAGSPGNAGDWARAQALFHTQAAITTRDTVLLGFGLEHVPGAVDRKQVIGKALSALRR
- a CDS encoding MFS transporter; translated protein: MTATEAAQARTPAWRGGFGRLWTAAVVSKFGDSLQIAAMPLLAASLTDDPLLIASVTACGYLPWLLFGLLGGAVADRVDQRRAMWAVDLLRGALMAAFAVAVWLDLGSMALLFGLAFALTTLQTLFDNAATALLPSLVPAEALGSANARLMTAQQIVGGFLAAPVVPVLLVVGAAVPYAADAATYVVAAALVASLRVTAPSRATGATGSTLRGEIGEGLRTLWRDRAQRGLCIATTLCNIGMGALIATLVVHVTGWLDAGNGGYAAVITAVGAGSAVGGLLARRLSERLGRIRSVFAAGIVQTGCLVAMGSVRELWVTLTAMAVFGVMGMVWNVNRTTLMQERSPAAMLGRIGSAFRTLAVAGAPLGALLGGAAAAAWGPNTPALLAAGLFVSAVASLTPLIN
- a CDS encoding RNA polymerase-binding protein RbpA, encoding MASGNAIRGSRVGAGPMGEAERGESAPRLRISFWCSNGHETQPSFASDAQVPDNWDCPRCGFPAGQDRDNPPDPPRTEPYKTHLAYVRERRSDADGEAILAEALAKLRGEI
- the tpiA gene encoding triose-phosphate isomerase produces the protein MTDIAQGRFPFMAGNWKMNLNHLEAIAHVQKLAFALADKDYDAVEVAVLPPFTDLRSVQTLIDGDKLKIKYGAQDLSAHDSGAYTGEISGSMLSKLKCTYVVVGHSERRQYHAETDELCNAKVKAAYKHGLTPILCVGEGLDIRKAGNQVQYTLAQLDGGLKDIPAEQAESIVIAYEPVWAIGTGEVATPEDAQEVCGAIRGRLAELYSQELADKVRIQYGGSVKSGNVAAIMAQPDVDGALVGGASLDAEEFVKIVRFRDQ
- the pgi gene encoding glucose-6-phosphate isomerase, with the protein product MNAEGRTRLNRTPEWTALGKHREQLGETHLRELFAADTARGTGYTLQVGDLYLDYSKHLVTDETLALLRELAVATDVSRLRDAMFRGEKINTTEDRAVLHTALRAPRDAVIEVDGENVVPAVHAVLDKMSAFSDRIRSGEWTGHTGKPIKNVVNIGIGGSDLGPAMAYEVLRSYTARELTFRFVSNVDGADLHEAVRDLDPAETLFIIASKTFTTIETITNATSARDWLLTGLQAGQEAVAKHFVAVSTNAEKVAGFGIDTANMFGFWDWVGGRYSYDSAVGLSLMIAIGPDRFREMLDGFHLVDEHFRTAPAEANAPLLLGLLGVWYGEFFDAQTHAVLPYSHYLSKFTAYLQQLDMESNGKSVDREGNPVDWQTGPVVWGTPGTNGQHAYYQLIHQGTKMIPADFIGFANPVADLAPGLVAQHDLLMANFFAQTQALAFGKTPEEVRAEGVPEELVPHKTFRGNHPTTTILAEELTPSVLGQLIALYEHKVFVQGAIWNIDSFDQWGVELGKILAKKIEPVLTEGRGEQLDSSTSTLVAKYRTLRGR
- the gap gene encoding type I glyceraldehyde-3-phosphate dehydrogenase, with amino-acid sequence MTIRVGINGFGRIGRNYFRALLEQGADIEIVAVNDLGDTATTAHLLKYDTILGRLKADVSHTENTITVDGRTIKVLSERNPADIPWGELGVDIVIESTGIFTKKADAAKHIAGGAKKVLISAPAKDEDITIVMGVNQDKYDAANHHIISNASCTTNCVAPMAKVLLENFGIVKGLMTTVHAYTNDQRILDFPHSDLRRARAAAENIIPTTTGAAKATALVIPELAGKLDGIAMRVPVPTGSVTDLVIELERQVTKDEVNTAFQKAAEGELKGILDYTEDAIVSSDIVNWPASCTFDSSLTMVQGKNVKVIGWYDNEWGYSNRLVDLTVFVGGQL
- a CDS encoding PH domain-containing protein encodes the protein MSSPQDGWQRLDRRTVLVTALVMAGVVAGAGLPIALGLAGAMPLWQAFGRVLAGALLLVAAGTGADYVRWRRTRYRIGPERAELHTGLLLVKRRSLARERIRSVDLTANPLLRVLGLVKVRIGTGEHSAGGESTLELDPVSRAAGECLRRELLARAAGPSGTHREGTLAARDPSWIRYAPVSFVAPLLGGAAVGGVMQVSEWFGAQGKVIDWVGDRFRDTPVVWMLVVLVVAAGAAGVVGALGLWIEMWWNYRLEREPGGTLRVRRGLFTARSISMEERRLRGVELVEPLGVRMFGAARVDAVATGLVKDDDDKHADLKVLLPAAPRAMADEVSAQVLRETVAPTSAARLTGHPRAARTRRLRWALAASLPPVLVLAVLGARVTPVLLYLAAACVAAAVPIAVILALDAYRNLGHAISGAYLVARSGTVRRATVALQRSGVIGWTLKQSVFQRRAGVLTLTATTAAGAGAYSVYDAAEGEGLAFASEAVPGLLEPFLIREERTTGCGAAEDGATIPV
- a CDS encoding phosphoglycerate kinase, encoding MKTIDELLADGVAGKRVFVRADLNVPLDGTTITDDGRIRAVVPTVAKLAEAGARVVVASHLGRPKGAPDPAFSLAPAAKRLGELLGAEVAFATDTVGASAKAVVAGLADGQVAVVENLRFNAGETSKDDAERGAFADQLAELADVYVGDGFGAVHRKHASVYDLPARLPHAAGYLIATEVRVLKKLTEEVERPYVVILGGAKVSDKLGVIDSLLGKADRILIGGGMAYTFLKAKGYEVGISLLQEDQVPTVTEYMERAEKNGVELVLPVDVLASSEFPDLKTKAPADFITVDADKIPAGKEGLDIGPKSRELFASKIADAETVFWNGPVGVFEHPDYAEGTRAVAQALLDSNGFTVVGGGDSAAAVRTLGFDENAFGHISTGGGASLEYLEGKTLPGLAALED
- the secG gene encoding preprotein translocase subunit SecG, with the translated sequence MIVGFSIALIVFSLLMMLLVLMHKGKGGGLSDMFGGGMQSSVGGSSVAERNLDRITVVIGLLWFACIVVLGLLMKLDS